AGCGGCGCCCGCTGGGACGTCGACCACCGCCCGGCCGGACCGCATCTGGAGCGGGCGTTCTCACCGAGCTCGCTGGCCTCCGCCGTCGCCGAGCAGGTCGGGGCGCACGGACCGGTGCAGACCGTCTCGACGGGCTGCACCTCCGGCCTCGACGCGATCGGCTACGCCTTCCACTCCATCGAGGAGGGCCGCGTCGACGTGTGCGTGGCAGGCGCGTCGGACTCGCCGATCACCCCGATCACGGTGGCGTGCTTCGACGCCATCAAGGCGACCTCCGCCAACAACGAGGACCCGGGGCACGCCTCCCGGCCCTTCGACTCCCGCCGCGACGGCTTCGTGATGGGCGAGGGCGGAGCCGTGCTCGTCCTGGAGGAGCTGGAGCACGCCCGCGCCCGGGGCGCGACGGTGTACTGCGAGATCGCGGGCTACGCGACCTTCGGCAACGCCTACCACATGACCGGGCTGACCCCGGAGGGCCTGGAGATGGCCGAGGCCATCAACCGGGCGCTCGGCCACGCCAGGATCGACGCGTCGGACATCGACTACGTCAACGCGCACGGCTCGGGCACCAAGCAGAACGACCGGCACGAGACCGCCGCCGTGAAGCGGGCCCTCGGCGCGCACGCCCACGACGTGCCGATGAGCTCCATCAAGTCGATGGTCGGCCACTCGCTCGGAGCGATCGGGGCGATAGAGATCGCGGCCTGCGTACTCGCGCTGGTCCACCAGACGGTCCCGCCGACGGCCAACTACGAGTCGCCGGACCCCGAGTGCGACCTCGACTACGTGCCGCGTACCGCACGTCCGCTGAAGCTGCGCAGTGTTCTCTCGGTCGGCAGTGGCTTCGGCGGCTTCCAGTCCGCTGTCGCCCTGACCAGAACCGGTGGGAGGACATCATGAGTACCGACAAGTCCCTGCGCACCGTCGTGACCGGCATCGGCGTCGTCGCCCCCAACGGCACGAGCACCGAAGCCTTCTGGAAGCGGACGCAGGAGGGTATGAGCGTCCTGGGCCGGGTCACCCGCGAAGGGTGCGAGGAGCTCCCGCTCCGTGTGGCCGGCGAGGTCCGGGGCTTCGACCCGGTCAGCCTCATCGAGGAGCGCTACCTCGTCCAGACCGACCGGTTCACGCACTTCGCGATGGCCGCGGCGGACATGGCCCTGGACGACGCCCGGCTGGGGCGCGCCGACTACGAGGACAAGCCGTTCAGCGTGGGCGTGGTGACGGCTGCCGGGTCCGGCGGCGGCGAGTTCGGCCAGCGCGAGCTGCAACGGCTGTGGGGCCAGGGCTCCAAGTACGTCGGCCCCTACCAGTCCATCGCCTGGTTCTACGCCGCGAGCACCGGCCAGATCTCCATCCGGGGCGGCTTCAAGGGGCCGTGTGCGGTGGTGGCCAGCGACGAGGCCGGCGGCCTGGACGCCCTGGCCCACGCCGCCAGGTCCGTCCGGCGCGGCACCGACGCGGTGGTGGTCGGCGCGGCGGAGGCACCGCTCGCGCCGTACTCCGTCGTCTGCCAGCTCGGCTACCGGGACCTGAGCGCGTGCGAGGACCCGACCCGGGCCTACCGCCCGTTCACCTCGGACGCCTGCGGATTCGTGCCCGCCGAGGGCGGCGCGATGTTCGTGGTCGAGGAGGAGAACGCCGCCCGGGAGCGCGGTGCCCGGGTCAGGGCCGAGATCGCCGGTCACGCCGCCACCTTCACCACCGCGATGCGCTGGGAGGAGTCCCGCGAGGGCCTCGCCCACGCCATCGAGGGGGCGCTGCGGGAGGCCGGCTGCGCGCCCGAGGAGATCGACGTGGTCTTCGCGGACGCCCTCGGGGTCCCGGCCGCCGACCGGGCCGAGGCGCTGGCACTGGCCGACGCGCTCGGCGCGCACGGCGGGCGGGTGCCGGTGACGGCGCCCAAGACCGGCACCGGGCGGGCGTACTGCGGTGCCCCCGTGCTGGACGCGGCCGCCGCCGTACTCGCCATGGAGAACGGCCTGGTCCCGCCCACGCCCAACGTGTTCGAGGTGTGCCACGACCTCGACCTCGTCACCGGACGGGCCCGTCCCGCGGAACTGCGGACCGCGCTCGTGCTCAGCCGCGGCCTCATGGGCTCCAACGCGGCGATGGTGCTGCGCCGGCCCGCCGGCCGCGGCGCGTGAGAGCCCACCGATACCCCTCGTGAGAAGGAGAGCCCCTCATGACCGACCGACTGACCTACGACGAACTCGCCGTCCTGATGAAGAAGGGCGCCGGACTGACCGTCGACCCCCGGGAGATGGAGAACCGCTCCGGCGCCGCCTTCGACGAGTTCGGCCTCGACTCCCTGGGCCTGCTCGGCATCGTCGGCGTGCTGGAGAACCGGCACGGACAGCCGCTGCCGGCCGACGCCGACCGGTGCAAGACGCCCCGCGAGTTCCTCGACCTCGTCAACAACAGCCTCATGACAGGAGCCTGACGTGTCCGGACACACCGAGAACGAGATCGTCATCGCCGCCCCCCTGGACCTCGTCTGGGACATGACGAACGACCTCGCGAACTGGCCCGACCTGTTCAGCGAGTACGCCGCAGTCGAGATCATCGAGCGCGACGGCGAGCGGACCACCTTCCGCCTGACCATGCACCCCGACGACAACGACAAGGTGTGGAGCTGGGTCTCCGAGCGCACCACCGACCGGCGCGGGCGCAAGGTCCGGGCCCGTCGCGTGGAGCCCGGCCCGTTCCAGCACATGGACATCCACTGGGAGTACTCCGAGGTCCCCGGCGGAACCCGCATGCACTGGGCGCAGGACTTCGCGATGCGCCCGGACGCCCCGGTCGACGACGCGTGGATGACCGACAACATCAACCGCAACTCGCGCGTCCAGATGGAGCTCATCCGGGACAAGATCGAGCAGCGCGACCGTGAGCGCCGTTCGGCGTCCGTCACGGCCGGCTGACGTCCCGTCCGCCGACGGTCCGGCCACCCGGCCCCGCGCCGGGTACCGGGCCGGGTACCAGAAAGGCACCACCCGATGCACCACGCACTGATCGTCGCCCGGATGGCACCGGGGTCGGCGCCGGACATCGCCGAACTCTTCGCCGCCTCCGACAGCAGCGAGCTGCCGCACCTGGTCGGCGTCACCCGGCGCAAGCTCTTCCAGTTCGGCGACGTCTACCTGCACATGATCGAGTCCGAGCGGCCGCCCGGCCCGGAGATCGCCAAGGTGACCGAGCACCCGGCGTTCAAGGACATCAGCGACCGGCTCACCGCCTTCGTCAGCCCGTACGACCCGCAGACCTGGCGGGGCCCCAAGGACGCGATGGCCCACGAGTTCTACCGCTGGGAGAGCGGCGCCTCCGCCTGACGACGGCGAATCGCCCCGGGCCCGGCCGCAAGGCCGGGCCCGGGGCGATTCGCGTGCTGCCCGGGGGTGTGCTCCCGGAGCGGCGGAATCAGTCCGGGACCACGCATTCGAAGGCGTGGAGGTAGGGGTTGACCTGCCGGATCTCCCCGATGAGCAGACCCGCATCGGACAGCCGGTCCACCAGACTCTGCCGGGTGTGCTTGGCACCGCCGACGTTCAGCAGGAGAAGCAGGTCCATGGCGGTGGTGAACCGCATCGACGGCGTGTCGTCCACGAGGTTCTCGATGACGACGACCCGGGCCCCGGGACGCGCCGCCGCGACGACGCTGCGCAACGCCCGGCGGGTGCTGTCGTCGTCCCACTCCAGGATGTTCTTGATGATGTAGAGGTCGGCCGCCACCGGGATGCCCTCACGGCAGTCCCCGGCCACGATGGCCGCCCGGCCGGCCAGCTGACCGCCGTCCCGCAGGCGTTCGTCGGCCCGTGCCACCACACCGGGCAGATCCATCAGGGTGCCGCTCACCGAGGGGTGCTTCTCCAGCAGGCTCGCCAGTACGTGCCCCTGGCCGCCGCCGATGTCGGCGACCACGGACACCCCGGTGAGGTCGAGGAGGGCCGCGACGTCCAGCGCGGACTGCACGCTGGACGTGGTCATGGCCCGGTTGAACACTTGGGCCGACTCGTGGGCGTTCTGGTGGAGGTAGTCGAAGAACTCCTTGCCGTGCACGTCCTCGAAGACATTGCGCCCCGAGCGCACCGCGTCGTCCAGGCGCGGCCAGACCTCCCAGGTCCAGGGCTCGGTGCACCAGAGCGAGATGTAGCGGAGGCTGTTCGGGTCGTCCTCGCGCAGCAGCCGTGACATCTCGGTGTGGGCGAACGTGCCGTCCGGGGTCTCGGTGAAGACGCCGTAGCAGGACAGGGCGCGCAGCAGGCGCTCCATCGGTGCCGGCTCGGTCTTCACCGCCGCGGCCAGCTCGGCCGCGGTGGCCGGCGTCTCGCCCAGCGCGTCGGCGACACCGAGCCGGCAGGCGGCACGCACCGCGGCGGCGCAGGCGGCACCGAACACGATCTCGCGCAGTCGCATCGCGGGCTGCGGGGCGGCCGAGGGCGGGTCGGGAGCGGTGGCGGGGGTGGGGGTGGTACTCACGGTGGTCATGCCGTCTCGCTTCTCCTCGTACGGGGGCGCACCGGTCAGCACATTCCGGCCGGTGCGGACGTCGTGCAGACATTGCCGGTGAAGTCGTTGCCCGTGCCGGTGTCCTCGTTGGCCAGGTCGGCCGGCCGGTTGCCCGTGACCACGTTGCCGGTGATGGTGTTGTCGGTGTTCTTCGCTCCGACGAAGCTCTTGAACAGCACGACGCCGCCCGAGAGCGGTGTGGCACCCACGTTGTCCCGGATCACGTTGGAGCGCACCTGGGTGGTCTCGGTGCCGGTGAGGACGATGCCGGAGCCCTGGAGCGCGGGCAGCCGGTCGGTGGCGGCGCAGAACTTGTTGTTCCCGGTGATCCGGTTGGACCGGATGGTCATGGCGCCGGCCTTCGGCGTTCCCTCGTCGCCGACGACGAACACGCCGGTGCAGTTGGCGGTGAGGGTGTTGTCGTGGACGAGCAGGTTCCGCACGCGGCGTGCGGTGAACCCGATCCGGTTGTCGGTGAGTGTGTTGCCCCGGACACGGGTGCCCCGGGTGTCGGTCGCGCCGCCCTCCTCGTCGACGCTGTTGGCGACGAAGATGCCCGCGTCGCCGTTGGCGCGGGCGGTGTTGTCACGGAGGTCGGAGCGGGTGGAGCGCTGCTCGGCGATGCCCCAGGTGCCGTTGGACCGGGCGGCCACGTCCCGGACCTCCAGCCGGTCCGTCCAGGACGCCCAGACGCCGTTCCTGGCGAACCCGGTGACCGCGAGGGACCGGACGGACACGCCGTCCACGGTGTGCTGGGCCGTGCCCAGGACGCAGACGCCGTTGCCGGCCTTCGCGCACGCGTTGTCCGGCTGCGCGCGCCCGGTGCCCGGCACGATGACCGTACGGTCCCCGGAGCCGCGCAGGGTCAGGCCCGGCGTGCTGATCAGCACGCTCTCGCGGTAGGTGCCTGGCCGGACGACGATGGTGTCACCCGGCCGTGCGGCGTCCACGGCGGCCTGGATCGACTGGCCCGGATACACCACACGGCCGCCGGCCGCAGCGGCCGAGGCCGTCGGCACGGCCGCGCCCAGTCCGGCGGCCGAGACGGCTGCGATGCTCACGAGGCATGTGAAGTGTCGTTTCCTCATGAGCCGACGCTATGGGCGATCACCCCCCGATGCCACGCAGGGTGAGCGGTTGGGCACCGGACGTGCCCGAATGGCTTACGCGGTGCCCCGCGGGCCGTGTCCGCCGCGCACGCGGGGCCGCGCACTCGGGTGATACGGGCGCTCGTCCACCGCTCCCGGCTCAGGCCTCGGCCGGGCCTGCGGGGGCGACGACCGAGCGCGCCCAGCGGTAGTCCGCCTTGCCGCTCGGGGAGCGCCGGATCTGCGGGGCGATCACCAGGTGCCGGGGGATCTTGTAGCCGGCCAGCCGGGTCCGGCAGTGCGCCTGGACGTCGTCGAGCGAGGGGGTGTCGGCGCCTTCGCGCAGCTGCACCACGGCGGCGACCTGGCTGCCCCAGCGTGCGTCGGGCGCGCCGGCGACCAGCGCGTCGTACACGTCCGGATGGGCCTTGAGTGCCTGCTCGACCTCCTCGGGATACACCTTCTCGCCCCCGGTGTTGATGCACTGAGACCCCCGCCCGAGCACGGTCACGATGCCCTCGGCGTCGACCGTGGCCATGTCCCCGAGCAGCACCCACCGCTCCTCGCCCTTGCGGAAGAACGTCTCGGCCGTCTTGCGCGGGTCGTTGTAGTAGCCGAGCGGTACGTGACCGCGCTGGGCTATCCGCCCCGGCACGCCCGGCGCCGCGAGCTCGAAGGTTGCCGGATCGACCACCGCGGTACGGGAGTTCATCCGCAGCCGGAAGCCGTTCTTCGGCCCGGAGTCGGCCGTCGCGGTGCCGTTGAAGCCGGACTCCGACGAGCCGAAGTTGTTCAGCAGCATCACGTTGGGCACCAGTGCCTGGAACTCCGCCCGCACCGAGTCGGACATCACGGCGCCCGAGCTGGAGACGGAGAACATCGACGAGCAGTCGGTGCCCTTCAGGGGTCCCTTCAGGGCGTCGATCAGCGGCCGCAGCATCGCGTCGCCGACCAGCGACACGCTGGTGACCTTCTCCCGCTCGATCGTGCGAAGGACCTCGTGCGGCACGAACTTGCGGTGCAGCACGACCCGCTGCCCGAAGTTGAAGCCGATGAACGCCGTGAGCGTCGAGGTGCCGTGCATCAGCGGGGGAGTGGGGAAGAAGGTGATGCCCTCCCCGCCCGCCGCGACCCGCTCGGCCAGCTCCTGCGGGGTCTTCACCGCCTCACCGGTCGGCGCGCCGCCGCCGAGGCCGGAGAAGAAGAGGTCCTCCTGGCGCCACATCACGCCCTTGGGCATGCCCGTGGTGCCGCCCGTGTAGATGATGAACTGGTCGTCGGGCGAGCGGGGGGCGAAGCCGCGCCCCGGATCCCCCTCGGCCTCGGCCGCCGCGAAGGCGACGGCGTCCGGACCCGCGACCCCCTGTTCGGACGCTCCCACCCGGATGAGATGGCGGAGCTCGGGCGCCTGCGGCGCGGCCGCCGCGACGCGCTCGTCGAACTCGGCGTCGAAGACGAGTGCCGCCAGGTCCGCGTCCCGGTAGAGGTAGACCAGTTCCTCCTCCACGTAGCGGTAGTTGACGTTGACCGGGACGATGCGGGCCTTCAGGCAGGCCAGGACCGTCTGGAGGTACTCGACGCCGTTGTACAGGTGCAGCCCCAGGTGCTCGCCGGGGGCGATGCCGGCCTCGGTCAGATGATGGGCGACGCGGTTCGCCGCCGCGTCGAGCTCCGCGTAGGTGAGCCGGCGCTCGGCGCCCGTCCCCGGGTGGTCGAGGTAGACGAGCGCCTCGCGTTCCGGGACAGCGTCCACGACCGATTCGAACAGGTCGGCAAGGTTGTACTCCACCGTTCCTCCTGACCCCGGTTGCTGAGTGGCCCGGCGGTCATTAGAGCGCCGACCGGCACAAGTGGGAAGGGGGCCCGGCGAAGAAAACTGACTGACTGTCAGAAAACTATTGAACTGCCTCCCCGACTACTGCAACCTGTTCTAGCCTTACGACGGGAGACAGACCATGGGCGGTACGGAACACCTCACCGTGCAGCGCGAAGGCGCCACACTGGTGCTCACCTTGAACAGGCCGGAAGCCAAGAACGCGCTCTCGCTGCCGATGCTGGTCGGCCTGTACGACGGCTGGCTGGCCGCCGACGCGGACGACGGGATCCGCTCCGTCGTCCTCACCGGCTCCGGCGGCTGCTTCTGCGCCGGCATGGACCTCAAGGCCCTCGCGGGCGGCTCCATGGACGGCGAGCAGTACCGGGACCGGATGAAGGCCGATCCCGATCTGCACTGGAAGGCCATGCTGCGTCACCACCGCCCCCGCAAACCGGTCATCGCCGCGGTCGAGGGCCACTGCGTGGCGGGCGGCACCGAGATCCTCCAGGGCACCGACATCCGCATCGCGGGGGAGAGCGCCACCTTCGGCCTCTTCGAGGTCAGGCGCGGGCTCTTCCCCATCGGCGGCTCCACCGTCCGGCTGCCCCGCCAGATCGCCCGGACCCACGCACTGGAGATGCTGCTCACCGGCCGCCCGTACGACGCCCGCGAGGCGGCGGCGATCGGACTGATCGGCCGGGTCGTCCCCGACGGCACCGCGCTGGAAGCGGCCCTCGCGGTCGCCGAACAGATCAACGCCTGCGGCCCGCTCGCCGTCGAAGAGGTCAAGGCGTCGGTGTACGAGAGCGCCGAGATGACCGAGACCGACGGCCTGGCCGCCGAACTCAAGCGCGGCTGGCCGGTCTTCGCCACCGCCGACGCCAAGGAGGGCGCCCGCGCCTTCGCCGAGAAGCGCCCGCCCGTCTACCGGCGGGCCTAGGCCGTGTCCGTAGCCAAGGAGGCAACCGTGCCCGACGTCCTCAGCGCACCGCTGGTGGTCGAATTCCCCTTCACCCGCTCCCTCGGACCGGTCCAGAGCGCGTTCCTCACCGGACTGCGCGAACGCACCGTGCTGGGTGTGCGGACCGGCGACGGAAAGGTCCTGGTCCCACCCGTCGAGTACGACCCCGTCACCGCGGAGGAGATCCACGACCTGGTCGAGGTCGCCGCCACCGGCGCCGTCACCACCTGGGCCTGGAACCAGCACCCCCGCCGCGACCAGCCCCTGGACACCCCCTTCGCCTGGGTGCTCGTCCGCCTCGACGGAGCCGACACCGCGCTCCTGCACGTCCTGGACGCACCCGGCCCCGAGGCCGTCCGCACCGGCATGCGCGTCCGCGTCCGCTGGGCCGAAGGCCGCACCGGAGCCATCACGGACATCGCCTGCTTCGAGCCGTTCGACAGCGAACCCGGCGAAACCTCCCCGCACGACGGCAAGTTCGACGAGCCCGTCACCGGGATCGTCACCCCCGCCCGCCTCGACTACACCTACTCCCCGGGCCGCGCCCAGAGCGCCTACCTGGAAGCCCTGGCGGACCGGCGGGTCGTCGGCGAGCGCTGCCCGTCCTGCCGCAAGGTGTACGTACCACCGCGCGGCGCCTGCCCCACCTGCGGCGTCGCCACCGACGAACGGGTCGAGGTCGGACCCCGCGGCACGGTCACCACCTACTGCGTCGTCAACATCAAGGCCAAGAACCTCGACATCGAGGTCCCCTACGTCTACGCGCACATCGCCCTGGACGGCGCCGACCTCGCCCTGCACGCACGGATCGGCGGCATCCCCTACGACCAGGTGCGGATGGGCCTGCGCGTCGAACCCGTATGGACCGAGGGAAGCCGCCACCCCGACCACTACCGGCCGACCGGTGAACCGGACGCCGACTACGACGCGTACAAGGAGCTGGTCTAGATGCGGGACGTAGCGATCGTCGCCTTCGCGCAGACCGACCATCTGCGCCGCACCGACGAACTCTCCGAAGTCGAGATGCTGATGCCCGTCCTGCACCAGGTCCTCGACGCGACAGGCCTGCGGACCAGCGGCATCGACTTCACCTGCTCCGGCTCCAGCGACTACCTCGCCGGCCGCGCCTTCTCCTTCACCATGGCGCTCGACGGCGTCGGCGCGCACCCGCCGATCTCCGAGTCCCACGTCGAGATGGACGGGGCCTGGGCCCTGTACGAGGCCTGGGTGAAGATCCAGACCGGCGAGGCGGACACCGCACTCGTCTACGCCTACGGCAAGTCCTCGCCCGGCCAGGTGCGCGACGTACTCACCCGCCAGCTCGACCCCTACTACACCGCCCCGCTCTGGCCCGACTCCGTCGCACTCGCCGCCCTCCAGGCCCAGGCGCTCATCGACGCGGGCGACACCGACGAGAGCGCGCTCACGGCCATCGCCACCCGCAGCCGCGCGGCCGCGGCGGACAACCCGCACGCCCAGCTCAGCGGCGAAGTGCCGGCCGGTGACTACCTCGTGCGGCCGCTGCGCACCGGCGACTGCCCGCCCATCGGTGACGGCGCCGCCGCCGTGATCCTCGCCGCCGGCGACACCGCGCGGGCGCTGTGCGAGCGGCCCGCCTGGATCCGCGGCATCGACCACCGCATCGAGGCCCACGGCCTCGGGGTGCGCGAGCTGACCGAGTCACCGTCGACCCGGCTCGCCGCCGAACGCGCCGGGGTCTTCGAACGGCCCGTCGACACCGCCGAGCTGCACGCCCCGTTCAGCTCCCAGGAAGTGGTGCTGCGCAAGGCGCTCGGCCTCGGGGACGAGGTCAGCGTCAACCCGTCCGGCGGCGCGCTCGCCGCCAACCCGGTGATGGCCGCCGGGCTGATCCGCCTCGGTGAGGCCGCCGCCCGCATCCACCGCGGCGAGTCCGACCGGGCGCTCGCCCACGCCACGTCCGGCCCCTGCCTCCAGCAGAACCTGGTCGCCGTCCTCGAAGGGGAGAGCACCCATGCCTAAGGAGCCCGTGGCCGTCGTCGGCGTCGGCCAGACCAAGCACGTCGCCGCCCGCCACGACGTCTCGCTCGCCGGACTCGTCCGCGAGGCCGCCGTCGCCGCCCTGAAGGACGCCGGACTGACCTGGGCGGACATCGACGCCGTGGTCATCGGCAAGGCCCCCGACTTCTTCGAGGGCGTGATGATGCCGGAGTTGTACCTGGCCGACGCCCTCGGCGCGGTCGGCAAACCCATGCTCCGGGTCCACACCGCGGGCTCCGTCGGCGGCTCGACGGCCCTCGTCGCCGCCAACCTCGTCGCCGCCCGGGTGCACCGCACCGTTCTCACCCTCGCCTTCGAGAAGCAGTCCGAGTCCAACGCGATGTGGGGCCTCTCGCTGCCCATCCCGTTCCAGCAGCCGCTGCTCGCCGGCGCGGGCGGGTTCTTCGCCCCGCACGTGCGCGCCTACATGCGCCGCACCGGCGCGCCCGACACCGTCGGCTCGCTCGTCGCGTACAAGGACCGGCGCAACGCGCTGAAGAACCCGTACGCGCACATCCACGACCCCGGCATCACCCTGGAGAAGGTCCAGTCGGCGCCGATGCTCTGGGACCCGATCCGCTACTCGGAGACGTGCCCGTCATCCGACGGGGCCTGCGCGATGATCCTCACCGACCGGGCGGGCGCCGGGCGGTCACCGCACCCGCCCGCCTGGGTGCACGGCGGTGCGATGCGCAGCGAACCGACCCTCTTCGCCGGCAAGGACTTCGTCTCGCCGCAGGCCGGCAAGGACTGCGCCGCCGACGTCTACCGGCAGGCCGGGATCAGTGACCCCCGCCGGGAGATCGACGCCGTCGAGATGTACGTCCCGTTCTCCTGGTACGAGCCGATGTGGCTGGAGAACCTCGGCTTCGCGGACGAGGGAGAGGGCTGGAAGCTCACCGAGGCCGGCGTCACCGAACTCGACGGCGACCTGCCGGTGAACCCCTCGGGCGGAGTGCTCTCCACCAATCCCATCGGCGCCTCCGGCATGATCCGCTTCGCCGAGGCGGCCCTCCAGGTACGCGGCGGAGCGGGGGAGCACCAGGTGGACGGCGCCCGCCGGGCGCTCGGCCACGCCTACGGGGGCGGGGCGCAGTTCTTCTCGATGTGGCTGGTCGGAGCCGAACCGCCCACGCGCTGACCGCGCGCCGTCCCGGGCGGGCCACCGAGTCCCGTGGCCCGTCCGGCAGGCGGCCCGCTCACGGCCACAGCAGCTCGCGCATCCAGCCGCCCTGCTGGAAGCGGTAGTTGAGCCGGGTGTGCTTGCGCTGCGGATCTCCCTGCCAGAACTCCACGCTCTGCGGCCGCACGGTGTGCAGCGTCCAGTCCGGCGGTACGAGATCCGGCTCCCGCTCCAGCCGCTCCAGCGACCGGCGCACGGCCGCGTCGCGCTCGGCGGGGTCACTCAGCGGGCTGCTCCGGCGGCCGACGAGCGTCTCCGCCCTCGCCGCCGCACCGCGGGCCCGGAAGTCGGCGGCGCTCAGCTCGGCGCTCTCCGCTGTCACCGGGCCGCGCACCCTGACCTGCCGGGCCAGCGGCGACCAGTAGAACGTGAGCGCGGCGAAGGGCCGGACCGCCAGATCGCGCCCCTTGACGCCGCCCGAGTCCGAGGCGAACTGCCAGCCCTGTGCCGTGACGTCCTTGAGGATGAGGGTGCGGGCCGTCGGATTCCCGTCCGCGCCCGCCGTGGACAGGGTCATCGCATGCGGCTCCCGCACCCCGGCGCCCATCGCGTGCAGCAGCCACTGGGTGAACAGCTCGGCCGGGTCCTCCGGCGTAGTCCGAGGATCGAAAACGGGCAACTCGCCCTCGAACACCTCGATGTCGCGCAGCAGCTTCCGCAGTCCGGTCATGCCGTCCTCTCCGTGGTGCCGCGATGACCGCACCAGCGGACGGCCTTCGGCTAATGGTTCAGCGCGACGCTACCATTAGCGACATGCCTGACAGCAGCACGCCCGACAGCCGGACCGCCGGAACCCGGCTCGCGCTCGATCTGACCCTCACGATCCGGCACGACGGGCAGGGCGGGGTCGCGGACGACCTCGACAGCCCGGCCGGCCTGACCCGGTGGGTCCGCGAACGGCCGGACCTGCTCGCCCGGGTCCGGGCCCCCGCCGGCTGGACGGCGAACGGCGCGGACCTCGCCGCCGTACGGTCCCTGCGCGATGCCGCACGGGCGCTCTTCGCGCGTGCGGTGCGCCCCGGTGACCCGAGCCCCGCCGACGCGGCACGGCTGATCCCCGTCGAGACGGCGCTCGGCCGGCTGAACGGGGCCGCCGCGGCCGTGCCCGCCGTGCCGCGCCTGGAGTGGCCGCGGGGCGGGGAACCCGTCGCC
This window of the Streptomyces sp. 840.1 genome carries:
- a CDS encoding SRPBCC family protein, which encodes MSGHTENEIVIAAPLDLVWDMTNDLANWPDLFSEYAAVEIIERDGERTTFRLTMHPDDNDKVWSWVSERTTDRRGRKVRARRVEPGPFQHMDIHWEYSEVPGGTRMHWAQDFAMRPDAPVDDAWMTDNINRNSRVQMELIRDKIEQRDRERRSASVTAG
- a CDS encoding TcmI family type II polyketide cyclase; this encodes MHHALIVARMAPGSAPDIAELFAASDSSELPHLVGVTRRKLFQFGDVYLHMIESERPPGPEIAKVTEHPAFKDISDRLTAFVSPYDPQTWRGPKDAMAHEFYRWESGASA
- a CDS encoding acyl-CoA synthetase, whose product is MEYNLADLFESVVDAVPEREALVYLDHPGTGAERRLTYAELDAAANRVAHHLTEAGIAPGEHLGLHLYNGVEYLQTVLACLKARIVPVNVNYRYVEEELVYLYRDADLAALVFDAEFDERVAAAAPQAPELRHLIRVGASEQGVAGPDAVAFAAAEAEGDPGRGFAPRSPDDQFIIYTGGTTGMPKGVMWRQEDLFFSGLGGGAPTGEAVKTPQELAERVAAGGEGITFFPTPPLMHGTSTLTAFIGFNFGQRVVLHRKFVPHEVLRTIEREKVTSVSLVGDAMLRPLIDALKGPLKGTDCSSMFSVSSSGAVMSDSVRAEFQALVPNVMLLNNFGSSESGFNGTATADSGPKNGFRLRMNSRTAVVDPATFELAAPGVPGRIAQRGHVPLGYYNDPRKTAETFFRKGEERWVLLGDMATVDAEGIVTVLGRGSQCINTGGEKVYPEEVEQALKAHPDVYDALVAGAPDARWGSQVAAVVQLREGADTPSLDDVQAHCRTRLAGYKIPRHLVIAPQIRRSPSGKADYRWARSVVAPAGPAEA
- a CDS encoding nitrous oxide reductase family maturation protein NosD, translated to MRKRHFTCLVSIAAVSAAGLGAAVPTASAAAAGGRVVYPGQSIQAAVDAARPGDTIVVRPGTYRESVLISTPGLTLRGSGDRTVIVPGTGRAQPDNACAKAGNGVCVLGTAQHTVDGVSVRSLAVTGFARNGVWASWTDRLEVRDVAARSNGTWGIAEQRSTRSDLRDNTARANGDAGIFVANSVDEEGGATDTRGTRVRGNTLTDNRIGFTARRVRNLLVHDNTLTANCTGVFVVGDEGTPKAGAMTIRSNRITGNNKFCAATDRLPALQGSGIVLTGTETTQVRSNVIRDNVGATPLSGGVVLFKSFVGAKNTDNTITGNVVTGNRPADLANEDTGTGNDFTGNVCTTSAPAGMC
- a CDS encoding crotonase/enoyl-CoA hydratase family protein — encoded protein: MGGTEHLTVQREGATLVLTLNRPEAKNALSLPMLVGLYDGWLAADADDGIRSVVLTGSGGCFCAGMDLKALAGGSMDGEQYRDRMKADPDLHWKAMLRHHRPRKPVIAAVEGHCVAGGTEILQGTDIRIAGESATFGLFEVRRGLFPIGGSTVRLPRQIARTHALEMLLTGRPYDAREAAAIGLIGRVVPDGTALEAALAVAEQINACGPLAVEEVKASVYESAEMTETDGLAAELKRGWPVFATADAKEGARAFAEKRPPVYRRA
- a CDS encoding beta-ketoacyl synthase, translating into MTRRVAVTGVGVVAPGGIGAPAFWDLLANGRTATRGITLFDPAGFRSRIAAECDFDPAAHGLDADEVARSDRYVQFAMVAAREALADAGLDQERTDPWRMGVSLGTAVGGTTRLEHDYVAVSNSGARWDVDHRPAGPHLERAFSPSSLASAVAEQVGAHGPVQTVSTGCTSGLDAIGYAFHSIEEGRVDVCVAGASDSPITPITVACFDAIKATSANNEDPGHASRPFDSRRDGFVMGEGGAVLVLEELEHARARGATVYCEIAGYATFGNAYHMTGLTPEGLEMAEAINRALGHARIDASDIDYVNAHGSGTKQNDRHETAAVKRALGAHAHDVPMSSIKSMVGHSLGAIGAIEIAACVLALVHQTVPPTANYESPDPECDLDYVPRTARPLKLRSVLSVGSGFGGFQSAVALTRTGGRTS
- a CDS encoding methyltransferase codes for the protein MTTVSTTPTPATAPDPPSAAPQPAMRLREIVFGAACAAAVRAACRLGVADALGETPATAAELAAAVKTEPAPMERLLRALSCYGVFTETPDGTFAHTEMSRLLREDDPNSLRYISLWCTEPWTWEVWPRLDDAVRSGRNVFEDVHGKEFFDYLHQNAHESAQVFNRAMTTSSVQSALDVAALLDLTGVSVVADIGGGQGHVLASLLEKHPSVSGTLMDLPGVVARADERLRDGGQLAGRAAIVAGDCREGIPVAADLYIIKNILEWDDDSTRRALRSVVAAARPGARVVVIENLVDDTPSMRFTTAMDLLLLLNVGGAKHTRQSLVDRLSDAGLLIGEIRQVNPYLHAFECVVPD
- a CDS encoding beta-ketoacyl synthase N-terminal-like domain-containing protein, which gives rise to MSTDKSLRTVVTGIGVVAPNGTSTEAFWKRTQEGMSVLGRVTREGCEELPLRVAGEVRGFDPVSLIEERYLVQTDRFTHFAMAAADMALDDARLGRADYEDKPFSVGVVTAAGSGGGEFGQRELQRLWGQGSKYVGPYQSIAWFYAASTGQISIRGGFKGPCAVVASDEAGGLDALAHAARSVRRGTDAVVVGAAEAPLAPYSVVCQLGYRDLSACEDPTRAYRPFTSDACGFVPAEGGAMFVVEEENAARERGARVRAEIAGHAATFTTAMRWEESREGLAHAIEGALREAGCAPEEIDVVFADALGVPAADRAEALALADALGAHGGRVPVTAPKTGTGRAYCGAPVLDAAAAVLAMENGLVPPTPNVFEVCHDLDLVTGRARPAELRTALVLSRGLMGSNAAMVLRRPAGRGA
- a CDS encoding acyl carrier protein, with translation MTDRLTYDELAVLMKKGAGLTVDPREMENRSGAAFDEFGLDSLGLLGIVGVLENRHGQPLPADADRCKTPREFLDLVNNSLMTGA